The Triticum aestivum cultivar Chinese Spring chromosome 3A, IWGSC CS RefSeq v2.1, whole genome shotgun sequence genome includes a region encoding these proteins:
- the LOC123061527 gene encoding S-type anion channel SLAH2, with amino-acid sequence MELGNKDVQIQMASQLSEQSSREDLPSLLIQVPSRTIAGFDCVGRDAVTPAALNEQNSKDTVISIQAPATPPLVAPVRAYDDTQIPYSLSLSMPASPSGLHFSQFRAASVRRNEAHAAAAPSDTKQVEVQSPRLLQQTRFHSQPILHASQINDGARRAEGTRDKRFDPFKTFSGRLERQLSNLRGRPLDPMDLGSHHSKISEETDQVPGTDRYFDALEGPELDTLRATEVAVLPNDEQWPFLLRFPISAFGMVLGVSSQAILWKTLATAPPTVFLHVSLAVAHALWYISLALMGLVSCIYLLKIVFYFEAVRREFHHPIRANFFFAPWIACLFLVQGAPRELAQVHHGVWYMLMAPIFCLELKIYGQWMSGGQRRLSKVANPSNHLSIVGNFVGALLGAKMGIREGPIFFFAVGLAHYIVLFVTLYQRLPTNVTLPKELHPVFFLFVAAPSVASMAWAKINGEFDNGARIAYFIALFLYMSLAVRINFFRGFRFSLAWWAYTFPMTGASIATITYATEVTNVLTRTLSIGLSGIATVTVAGLLVTTMFHAFVLRDLFPNDVSIAITRRKPKFSKILAHFRSSSSDMKELVLSVSKSPNADSDSSVTETDPSVSKGKAEP; translated from the exons ATGGAGTTGGGCAACAAAGACGTCCAAATCCAAATGGCCAGCCAGCTGAGCGAGCAGTCGTCCAGAGAAGACCTCCCGTCGCTGCTCATCCAGGTTCCGTCGCGGACTATCGCCGGCTTCGACTGCGTCGGCCGGGACGCCGTCACCCCCGCCGCCCTGAACGAGCAGAACAGCAAGGACACTGTCATTAGCATCCAGGCGCCGGCGACCCCACCACTAGTTGCCCCTGTGCGCGCGTACGACGACACGCAGATACCCTACTCCCTTTCCCTCAGCATGCCGGCGTCGCCGTCGGGGCTCCACTTCTCGCAGTTCAGGGCGGCGTCCGTGCGCCGCAACGAGGCGCACGCGGCGGCGGCGCCCTCCGACACCAAGCAGGTGGAGGTGCAGTCACCGCGGCTGCTGCAGCAGACGCGGTTCCACtcgcagccgatcctccatgcgtCCCAGATCAACGACGGGGCGCGCAGGGCCGAAGGCACGCGCGACAAGAGGTTCGATCCGTTCAAGACCTTCTCCGGCCGGCTTGAGCGGCAGCTCTCCAACCTGCGCGGCCGGCCGCTGGACCCCATGGACCTCGGCTCCCACCATTCCAAGATCTCCGAGGAGACCGACCAGGTTCCGGGCACCGACCGCTACTTCGACGCCCTGGAAGGCCCCGAGCTCGACACCCTCAGG GCCACGGAGGTGGCGGTGCTGCCGAACGACGAGCAGTGGCCGTTCCTGCTGCGGTTCCCGATCAGCGCCTTCGGGATGGTCCTGGGCGTGAGCAGCCAGGCGATCCTGTGGAAGACGCTGGCGACGGCGCCGCCGACGGTGTTCCTGCACGTGAGCCTCGCGGTGGCCCACGCGCTGTGGTACATCTCGCTGGCGCTGATGGGCCTGGTGTCCTGCATCTACCTGCTCAAGATCGTCTTCTACTTCGAGGCGGTCCGGCGCGAGTTCCACCACCCTATACGCGCCAACTTCTTCTTCGCGCCATGGATCGCCTGCCTCTTCCTGGTGCAGGGCGCCCCGCGGGAGCTGGCCCAGGTGCACCACGGCGTCTGGTACATGCTCATGGCGCCCATCTTCTGCCTGGAGCTCAAGATCTACGGCCAGTGGATGTCCGGGGGCCAGCGCCGGCTCTCCAAGGTGGCCAACCCGTCCAACCACCTCTCCATCGTCGGCAACTTTGTCGGCGCGCTGCTGGGGGCCAAAATGGGCATCCGCGAGGGCCccatcttcttcttcgccgtcgggCTCGCGCACTACATTGTCCTGTTCGTCACGCTCTACCAGCGGCTCCCCACCAACGTCACGCTCCCCAAGGAGCTCCACCcggtcttcttcctcttcgtcgccgCCCCCAGCGTCGCCTCCATGGCCTGGGCCAAGATCAACGGCGAGTTCGACAACGGCGCCCGGATTGCCTATTTCATTGCGCTCTTCCTCTACATGTCACTG GCGGTGCGGATCAACTTCTTCAGAGGGTTCCGGTTCTCGCTGGCGTGGTGGGCGTACACGTTCCCGATGACCGGCGCGTCGATCGCGACCATAACGTACGCGACGGAGGTGACCAACGTGCTTACGCGGACGCTGTCCATCGGCCTCTCGGGCATTGCCACCGTCACGGTCGCCGGCCTGCTGGTGACCACCATGTTCCACGCCTTCGTGCTCAGGgacctcttccccaacgacgtctcCATCGCCATCACCCGGAGGAAGCCCAAGTTCAGCAAGATCCTCGCGCACTTCCGCTCCTCCAGCTCCGACATGAAGGAGCTCGTGCTCTCCGTCTCCAAGTCGCCCAACGCCGACTCCGATTCCTCGGTCACGGAGACCGATCCGTCCGTCTCCAAAGGCAAAGCCGAGCCGTAG